The following coding sequences are from one Streptomyces sp. NBC_00536 window:
- a CDS encoding PTS transporter subunit EIIC: MSTATAAPTKKWGSGLMQGMQKVGRSLQLPVAVLPAAAILLRLGQDDVFGKDGLQWGKVATVFAKAGDGVFHNLALLFCVGVAIGYAKKADGSTALAALVGFLVYKNVLSAFPVDGSITALAPEGKPQDPGVLGGIIVGLVSAIIWQKFHRTKLVDWLGFFNGRRLVPILMAFIGTLFGVFFGLAWGPVGDALASFGDWLIGLGSVGAGIYGVFNRGLIPVGMHQFLNTFFQQQVGSFTKPDGSIVTGEIPRFFAGDPTAGQFMSGFFPIMMFGLPAAALAIAHCAKPTRRKAVMGMMISLALTSFITGVTEPIEFTFLFLAPALYAVHAVLTGISMAVTWGLGVHDGFGFSAGLIDYLLNWKLATNPWMIIPIGLCFGAVYYVVFRFAITKFNLPTPGRESDEEIAEMEKAEAK, translated from the coding sequence ATGAGTACGGCAACCGCCGCTCCCACCAAGAAGTGGGGCTCCGGCCTGATGCAGGGCATGCAGAAGGTCGGTCGCAGCCTCCAGCTGCCCGTCGCCGTTCTGCCCGCCGCCGCGATCCTGCTGCGCCTCGGCCAGGACGACGTCTTCGGCAAGGACGGCCTCCAGTGGGGCAAGGTCGCCACGGTCTTCGCCAAGGCCGGTGACGGTGTCTTCCACAACCTCGCCCTGCTCTTCTGTGTCGGTGTCGCCATCGGTTACGCGAAGAAGGCGGACGGCTCGACTGCCCTCGCGGCGCTCGTCGGCTTCCTGGTCTACAAGAACGTGCTGAGCGCGTTCCCGGTCGACGGCTCCATCACCGCGCTCGCTCCGGAGGGCAAGCCGCAGGACCCGGGTGTGCTCGGCGGCATCATCGTCGGCCTCGTGAGCGCGATCATCTGGCAGAAGTTCCACCGCACCAAGCTGGTGGACTGGCTCGGCTTCTTCAACGGCCGCCGTCTCGTCCCGATCCTCATGGCCTTCATCGGCACCCTCTTCGGTGTCTTCTTCGGTCTCGCCTGGGGCCCGGTCGGCGACGCGCTGGCCAGCTTCGGTGACTGGCTGATCGGTCTCGGTTCGGTCGGTGCCGGTATCTACGGTGTGTTCAACCGCGGTCTGATCCCGGTCGGCATGCACCAGTTCCTGAACACGTTCTTCCAGCAGCAGGTCGGTTCCTTCACCAAGCCCGACGGTTCGATCGTCACCGGCGAGATCCCGCGCTTCTTCGCGGGTGACCCGACCGCCGGTCAGTTCATGTCGGGCTTCTTCCCGATCATGATGTTCGGCCTCCCGGCCGCCGCGCTCGCCATCGCCCACTGCGCCAAGCCCACCCGCCGCAAGGCCGTCATGGGCATGATGATCTCCCTCGCGCTGACCTCCTTCATCACGGGTGTCACCGAGCCGATCGAGTTCACCTTCCTCTTCCTCGCCCCGGCCCTGTACGCCGTCCACGCGGTGCTGACCGGTATCTCCATGGCCGTCACCTGGGGGCTGGGTGTGCACGACGGATTCGGCTTCTCGGCCGGTCTGATCGACTACCTGCTGAACTGGAAGCTCGCCACCAACCCGTGGATGATCATCCCGATCGGCCTGTGCTTCGGCGCGGTCTACTACGTGGTCTTCCGCTTCGCGATCACCAAGTTCAACCTTCCGACGCCGGGCCGCGAGTCCGACGAGGAGATCGCCGAGATGGAGAAGGCCGAGGCGAAGTAA
- a CDS encoding DUF7916 family protein, translated as MTEQRILDLDREQLAALRGRDLTRAVAAAEGRTMVAEVFAERAALSPHPDGRGVHNAELVAAFGADIVVLNLIERAWDGERLRLPGLGEFATFTELAQVIGRPVGVNLEPGDVPEIRRAKPEYAKRLVDMGAAMLCITANPGTGGSYDAMARVTGELRRGLGDDAALWSGKMHHAGHPERVTTARLTALVDAGADGVVMPLPGTLPGVTRELAAEAVAAVQDAGAIVMGAIGTSQEGSHANVVPQLALNAKEAGFDAHHFGDSYLPGMCDPEVMYAYSVAIRGRRHTWNRMALSGRRARG; from the coding sequence ATGACAGAACAGCGCATTCTCGACCTTGACCGTGAACAGCTCGCCGCCCTGCGGGGGCGGGATCTGACCCGGGCCGTGGCGGCCGCCGAGGGGCGGACGATGGTGGCGGAGGTGTTCGCCGAGCGCGCCGCGCTGTCCCCGCACCCGGACGGCCGCGGGGTGCACAACGCCGAGTTGGTCGCCGCCTTCGGCGCGGACATCGTCGTACTGAACCTCATCGAGCGGGCCTGGGACGGGGAGCGGCTGCGGCTGCCGGGGCTGGGCGAGTTCGCCACGTTCACGGAGCTGGCCCAGGTGATCGGCCGGCCGGTCGGGGTGAACCTGGAGCCCGGTGACGTACCGGAGATCCGGCGGGCGAAGCCCGAGTACGCCAAGCGGCTGGTGGACATGGGTGCGGCGATGCTGTGCATCACCGCGAATCCGGGTACGGGCGGCTCGTACGACGCGATGGCCCGGGTCACCGGGGAGCTGCGCCGGGGGCTGGGCGACGACGCGGCCCTGTGGTCGGGGAAGATGCACCACGCCGGGCACCCGGAGCGGGTGACCACGGCGCGGCTGACGGCGCTGGTGGACGCGGGCGCGGACGGGGTGGTCATGCCGCTGCCGGGGACCCTGCCCGGGGTGACGCGGGAGCTGGCGGCCGAGGCGGTGGCGGCGGTGCAGGACGCGGGCGCGATCGTGATGGGGGCGATCGGGACGAGCCAGGAGGGCAGTCACGCGAACGTGGTGCCGCAGCTCGCCCTGAACGCGAAGGAGGCGGGCTTCGACGCCCACCACTTCGGGGACTCCTACCTGCCGGGGATGTGCGATCCGGAGGTCATGTACGCGTACTCGGTGGCCATCCGCGGCCGCCGTCACACCTGGAACCGGATGGCGCTCTCCGGCCGGCGGGCGCGGGGGTAG
- a CDS encoding MBL fold metallo-hydrolase, whose amino-acid sequence MKLTVVGCSGSFPSAESACSSYLVEADGFRLLLDMGNGSLGELQRHIGLYDLDAVFLSHLHADHCIDMCGYFVARYYRHEGGRCGTIPVYGPEGTEKRLTTAYEDVPDERSMSEVFDFRTLKSGTFEIGPFQVRTERVSHPIESYAIRLEHGGRSLTYSGDTGVCAELGLLAEGADLFLCEASFTHGKEDIPDLHLNGREAGEFARAGRVGRLVLTHIPPWTDAERNLADARAVYEGRVDLAHAGAVYEV is encoded by the coding sequence ATGAAGCTCACCGTCGTCGGTTGCTCCGGCTCGTTCCCCTCCGCGGAATCGGCCTGCTCGAGCTACCTCGTCGAGGCCGACGGCTTCCGGCTGCTCCTCGACATGGGCAACGGCTCCCTCGGTGAGCTGCAACGGCACATCGGCCTGTACGACCTCGACGCCGTCTTCCTCAGCCACCTGCACGCGGACCACTGCATCGACATGTGCGGCTACTTCGTCGCCCGCTACTACCGCCACGAAGGCGGCCGCTGCGGAACCATCCCCGTCTACGGCCCCGAAGGCACCGAGAAGCGCCTGACCACGGCCTACGAGGACGTCCCCGACGAGCGTTCGATGAGCGAGGTCTTCGACTTCCGCACCCTCAAGTCCGGCACCTTCGAGATCGGCCCCTTCCAGGTGCGCACCGAGCGGGTCTCCCACCCCATCGAGTCCTACGCCATCCGCCTCGAACACGGCGGCCGGTCCCTCACGTACTCCGGCGACACCGGGGTCTGCGCCGAACTGGGCCTGCTCGCCGAGGGCGCCGACCTGTTCCTCTGCGAGGCCTCCTTCACGCACGGCAAGGAGGACATCCCCGACCTCCACCTCAACGGCCGCGAGGCGGGGGAGTTCGCCCGCGCGGGCCGGGTCGGGCGGCTCGTACTGACCCACATCCCGCCGTGGACCGACGCCGAGCGCAACCTCGCCGACGCCCGCGCGGTGTACGAGGGCCGGGTGGACCTCGCCCACGCGGGCGCCGTCTACGAGGTCTGA
- a CDS encoding DUF488 domain-containing protein, translating to MTKPERAGAGVVRVRRVYDPPDPAADGVRVLVDRLWPRGLAKAVAAVDLWPKEVTPSAELRKWFHGGGGGFEEFRERYEAELAGPDAVAGLERLRGLVGAGPVTLLTAVKDPASSHAAILAALLSP from the coding sequence GTGACGAAGCCGGAGCGGGCGGGGGCCGGGGTGGTGCGGGTGCGGCGGGTCTACGATCCCCCGGACCCGGCGGCGGACGGCGTCCGGGTGCTGGTGGACCGGCTGTGGCCGCGGGGGCTGGCGAAGGCGGTGGCGGCGGTGGATCTGTGGCCGAAGGAGGTGACTCCGTCGGCGGAGCTGCGGAAGTGGTTCCACGGTGGGGGTGGGGGGTTCGAGGAGTTCCGGGAGCGGTACGAGGCGGAGTTGGCGGGGCCGGATGCGGTGGCCGGGCTGGAGCGGTTGCGGGGCCTCGTGGGGGCCGGGCCGGTGACGCTGCTGACCGCGGTCAAGGACCCGGCGTCCAGCCATGCGGCGATCCTGGCGGCCCTGCTGTCCCCCTGA
- a CDS encoding PLP-dependent cysteine synthase family protein, producing the protein MRYDSPLAAVGNTPLVRLPRLSPSEDVRIWAKLEDRNPTGSIKDRPALHMVEQAEKSGRLYPGCTILEPTSGNTGISLAMAAKLKGYRIVCVMPENTSQERRDLLAMWGAEIIPSPAAGGSNTAVRVAKELAAEHPDWVMLYQYGNPDNAGAHYATTGPEILADLPSITHFVAGLGTTGTLMGVGRYLREHVPGVKIVAAEPRYDDLVYGLRNLDEGFVPELYDASVLTTRFSVGSADAVTRTRELLQQEGIFAGVSTGAALHAAIGVGRKAVAAGESADIVFVVADGGWKYLSTGVYTAATTEEAIEVLQGQLWA; encoded by the coding sequence ATGCGCTACGACTCCCCGCTGGCGGCGGTCGGCAACACCCCGCTGGTCCGGCTGCCCCGGCTGTCCCCGTCCGAGGACGTCCGGATCTGGGCCAAGCTGGAGGACCGCAACCCGACCGGCTCGATCAAGGACCGCCCCGCGCTCCACATGGTCGAGCAGGCCGAGAAGTCCGGCCGCCTCTACCCCGGCTGCACCATCCTGGAGCCCACCTCCGGCAACACGGGCATCTCGCTCGCCATGGCGGCGAAGCTCAAGGGCTACCGGATCGTGTGCGTCATGCCGGAGAACACCAGCCAGGAGCGCCGTGACCTCCTGGCCATGTGGGGAGCCGAGATCATCCCGTCGCCCGCCGCGGGCGGCTCGAACACGGCGGTGCGCGTCGCGAAGGAACTCGCGGCGGAGCACCCGGACTGGGTGATGCTCTACCAGTACGGGAACCCGGACAACGCGGGCGCCCACTACGCCACGACCGGCCCGGAGATCCTCGCCGACCTCCCGTCCATCACCCACTTCGTGGCGGGCCTCGGTACGACCGGCACCCTCATGGGCGTCGGCCGCTACCTGCGCGAACACGTGCCGGGCGTCAAGATCGTGGCCGCGGAACCCCGCTACGACGACCTCGTCTACGGCCTCCGCAACCTCGACGAGGGCTTCGTCCCCGAGCTGTACGACGCCTCGGTCCTGACGACCCGCTTCTCGGTGGGCTCCGCGGACGCGGTGACCCGCACCCGGGAACTCCTCCAGCAGGAGGGCATCTTCGCGGGCGTCTCCACGGGGGCGGCCCTGCACGCGGCGATCGGCGTGGGCCGCAAGGCGGTCGCCGCGGGCGAGTCCGCGGACATCGTCTTCGTCGTGGCCGACGGCGGCTGGAAGTACCTGTCGACGGGCGTCTACACGGCGGCCACGACGGAAGAGGCCATCGAGGTCCTCCAGGGCCAACTCTGGGCGTAG
- a CDS encoding MoaD/ThiS family protein: MAIEVRIPTILRTYTDGEKAVSGEGATLADLFADLETRHKGIQERIIDEAKGGELRRFVNVYLNDEDVRFLAGITTELKDGDSVTILPAVAGGSK, from the coding sequence ATGGCCATCGAGGTCCGCATCCCGACCATCCTCCGCACCTACACCGACGGCGAGAAGGCCGTCTCCGGTGAAGGCGCCACCCTCGCCGACCTCTTCGCCGACCTGGAGACCCGCCACAAGGGCATCCAGGAGCGCATCATCGACGAGGCCAAGGGCGGCGAACTGCGCCGCTTCGTGAACGTGTACCTCAACGACGAGGACGTCCGCTTCCTCGCCGGCATCACCACCGAGCTGAAGGACGGCGACAGCGTCACCATCCTCCCGGCCGTGGCCGGCGGATCGAAGTAA
- a CDS encoding putative leader peptide, giving the protein MVPHDVSIETPGRLLLVARLHVDLCRLASAICPAAA; this is encoded by the coding sequence ATGGTTCCCCACGACGTGAGCATCGAGACGCCCGGCAGGCTGCTGCTCGTGGCGCGGCTGCACGTCGACCTGTGCCGCCTCGCCAGTGCCATCTGTCCTGCCGCTGCCTGA
- a CDS encoding M67 family metallopeptidase, with translation MLTLTQDLYDRIVEHARQDHPDEACGIVAGPAGTGRPERFVPMLNAARSPTFYEFDSKDLLKLYRELDDRDEEPVIVYHSHTATEAYPSRTDVTYANEPGAHYVLVSTADKDGLGEFQFRSYRIVDGVITEEEVQVVAGY, from the coding sequence ATGCTGACCCTCACCCAGGACCTGTACGACCGGATCGTCGAGCACGCCCGCCAGGACCACCCGGACGAGGCCTGCGGGATCGTCGCCGGTCCGGCGGGCACCGGCCGCCCCGAGCGGTTCGTCCCCATGCTGAACGCCGCGCGGTCGCCCACGTTCTACGAGTTCGACTCCAAGGACCTGCTGAAGCTCTACCGCGAGCTGGACGACCGGGACGAGGAGCCCGTGATCGTCTACCACTCGCACACCGCGACCGAGGCCTACCCCTCGCGCACCGACGTGACCTACGCGAACGAGCCCGGCGCGCACTACGTCCTGGTCTCCACGGCGGACAAGGACGGCCTGGGGGAGTTCCAGTTCCGGTCGTACCGGATCGTCGACGGCGTGATCACGGAGGAAGAAGTGCAGGTCGTGGCCGGTTACTGA
- a CDS encoding amino acid permease encodes MTSVQVEHDDTKPAGGEAEAGEGYHRTLGARQIQMIAIGGAIGTGLFLGAGKAISKAGPSLILAYAIAGLVIFFIMRALGELLMYRPVSGSFSDYAREFLGPFWGYVTGWTYWLFWVVTGIVEVTAAAKYMSFWTDGSFPQWGFALIFTLILYAANLISVKLFGELEFWFSMVKVTAIVGMILICAGILTIGFSDAADTASVSNLWNDRGFFPNGIGETLMTLQIVMFAFLAVELVGVTAGESKDPEKTLPKAINTVPWRIAVFYVGALIMILSVIPWNQFKAGESPFVLAFEKMGLGIGAAIVNFVVLTAALSSCNSGMYSTGRMLRDLALNGQGPKVFTKLTKSGTPLVGTTFSAALMLVGVWINYVAPGKAFDYVVSFATISGMWAWIMILVCQIRYRAKSDRGELPASPFRAPGAPYTSWFALAFIAMVIVMMGIDKDARVSLYCAPLWGLILGVSWLVMKNRNPSGVAFTKAS; translated from the coding sequence GGGCGCCGGCAAGGCGATCTCCAAGGCGGGCCCCAGCCTCATCCTGGCCTACGCCATCGCCGGCCTGGTCATCTTCTTCATCATGCGGGCCCTGGGCGAGCTGCTCATGTACCGCCCCGTCTCGGGCTCCTTCTCGGACTACGCCCGGGAGTTCCTGGGCCCCTTCTGGGGGTACGTGACGGGCTGGACGTACTGGCTCTTCTGGGTGGTCACCGGCATCGTCGAGGTCACCGCCGCCGCGAAGTACATGTCCTTCTGGACCGACGGCAGCTTCCCCCAGTGGGGCTTCGCGCTGATCTTCACGCTCATCCTCTACGCCGCCAACCTGATCTCCGTGAAGCTCTTCGGCGAGCTGGAGTTCTGGTTCTCGATGGTCAAGGTCACCGCCATCGTCGGCATGATCCTGATCTGCGCTGGCATTCTGACCATCGGTTTCTCCGACGCCGCCGACACCGCGAGCGTCTCGAACCTGTGGAACGACCGGGGCTTCTTCCCCAACGGCATCGGCGAGACGCTGATGACCCTGCAGATCGTGATGTTCGCCTTCCTCGCGGTCGAACTCGTCGGCGTCACCGCCGGTGAGTCCAAGGACCCCGAGAAGACCCTCCCCAAGGCCATCAACACCGTGCCGTGGCGGATCGCCGTCTTCTACGTCGGCGCCCTGATCATGATCCTTTCGGTCATCCCGTGGAACCAGTTCAAGGCGGGCGAGAGCCCCTTCGTGCTGGCCTTCGAGAAGATGGGCCTCGGCATCGGCGCGGCCATCGTCAACTTCGTGGTGCTGACCGCCGCCCTGTCCTCCTGCAACTCGGGCATGTACTCCACCGGCCGCATGCTGCGCGACCTCGCGCTCAACGGCCAGGGCCCGAAGGTCTTCACCAAGCTGACCAAGAGCGGCACCCCGCTCGTGGGCACCACCTTCTCCGCCGCGCTGATGCTGGTGGGCGTCTGGATCAACTACGTCGCCCCGGGCAAGGCCTTCGACTACGTCGTCTCCTTCGCCACCATCTCCGGCATGTGGGCCTGGATCATGATCCTGGTCTGCCAGATCCGCTACCGGGCCAAGTCCGACCGCGGCGAGCTGCCCGCGTCCCCCTTCCGGGCGCCCGGAGCCCCGTACACGAGCTGGTTCGCGCTGGCCTTCATCGCCATGGTCATCGTGATGATGGGCATCGACAAGGACGCCCGCGTCTCGCTGTACTGCGCCCCCCTGTGGGGCCTGATCCTCGGCGTGTCCTGGCTGGTCATGAAGAACCGCAACCCGAGCGGGGTCGCGTTCACCAAGGCCTCGTAG